A stretch of the Argentina anserina chromosome 6, drPotAnse1.1, whole genome shotgun sequence genome encodes the following:
- the LOC126799631 gene encoding LOW QUALITY PROTEIN: V-type proton ATPase subunit F-like (The sequence of the model RefSeq protein was modified relative to this genomic sequence to represent the inferred CDS: substituted 1 base at 1 genomic stop codon), whose translation MAGRAGIPNKSSALIAMIADEDTVTGFLLAGVGNVDLRRKTNYLVVDSKTTVKQIEDAFKEFTTKDXIAVVLISQYVANMIRFLADSYNKPVPAILEIPSKDHPYDPASDSVLSRVKYLFSAESVAGDWR comes from the exons ATGGCTGGAAGAGCTGGCATTCCTAATAAGAGCTCGGCGCTCATTGCCATGATTGCTGATGAG GATACTGTAACTGGATTTCTGCTGGCTGGAGTTGGCAATGTTGACTTGCGCAGAAAGACAAATTATCTTGTAGTTGATTCAA AAACAACAGTTAAGCAAATTGAAGATGCCTTCAAAGAGTTTACCACAAAGGATTAGATTGCAGTTGTCTTAATTAGCCAATAT GTTGCGAACATGATAAGGTTTCTAGCTGATAGCTACAACAAACCAGTTCCAGCTATATTGGAAATCCCTTCCAAGGATCACCCGTATGACCCTGCAAGTGATTCAGTTCTTTCGCGAGTTAAGTACCTCTTCTCTGCCGAATCCGTGGCAGGAGACTGGCGTTGA
- the LOC126798178 gene encoding GDP-mannose 3,5-epimerase 2 isoform X3, with protein sequence MGAGESGYGAYTYEALEREPYWPSEKLRISITGAGGFIASHIARRLKNEGHYIIASDWKKNEHMTEDMFCHEFHLVDLRVMDNCLKVTKDVDHVFNLAADMGGMGFIQSNHSVIMYNNTMISFNMLEASRITGVKRFFYASSACIYPEFKQLETNVSLKEADAWPAEPQDAYGLEKLATEELCKHYTKDFGIECRIGRFHNIYGPFGTWKGGREKAPAAFCRKALTSTDKFEMWGDGLQTRSFTFIDECVEGVLRLTKSDFREPVNIGSDEMVSMNEMAEIVLSFDNKKLPIQHIPGPEGVRGRNSDNTLIKEKLGWAPTMRLKDGLRFTYFWIKEQIEKEKAQGTDLSVYGSSKVVGTQAPVQLGSLRAADGKE encoded by the exons ATGGGTGCTGGAGAAAGTGGCTACGGAGCATACACCTATGAAGCCCTTGAGAGGGAGCCTTACTGGCCCTCAGAAAAGCTACGCATTTCAATTACCGGGGCTGGTGGCTTTATCGCCTCCCACATTGCCCGCAGATTGAAGAATGAAGGCCACTACATTATTGCCTCTGACTGGAAGAAGAATGAGCACATGACTGAAGACATGTTCTGCCATGAATTTCATCTTGTGGACCTCAGGGTCATGGATAACTGCTTGAAGGTTACCAAGGATGTTGATCATGTCTTTAACCTTGCTGCTGATATGGGCGGCATGGGATTCATTCAGTCCAATCACTCTGTCATTATGTACAACAATACCATGATCAGCTTTAACATGCTGGAAGCCTCTAGGATCACTGGAGTGAAAAG GTTCTTCTATGCTTCCAGTGCTTGTATTTATCCCGAGTTTAAGCAGCTGGAAACCAATGTGAGCCTGAAGGAGGCGGATGCCTGGCCTGCAGAG CCCCAAGATGCTTATGGTTTAGAGAAACTTGCAACTGAGGAATTGTGCAAGCACTACACTAAAGACTTTGGAATTGAGTGTCGTATTGGAAGGTTCCACAACATTTATGGTCCTTTTGGAACCTGGAAAG GGGGCAGGGAGAAGGCTCCTGCTGCATTCTGCAGAAAGGCTCTCACTTCCACTGATAAATTTGAGATGTGGGGGGATGGACTTCAGACCCGATCCTTCACCTTTATTGATGAATGTGTTGAAGGTGTACTTCg GTTGACAAAGTCTGACTTCCGTGAGCCAGTCAATATTGGAAGTGACGAGATGGTCAGCATGAATGAGATGGCTGAGATTGTTCTTAGCTTTGATAACAAGAAGCTGCCTATTCAGCACATTCCTGGGCCAGAGGGTGTCCGTGGTCGTAACTCCGACAACACACTGATCAAAGAGAAACTTGGCTGGGCTCCTACCATGAGGCTGAAG GATGGACTGAGGTTCACATACTTCTGGATCAAGGAACAGattgagaaagagaaagcACAAG GTACTGACCTCTCGGTTTATGGGTCATCTAAGGTGGTGGGAACTCAAGCCCCGGTTCAACTTGGTTCACTTCGTGCCGCTGATGGTAAAGAGTGA
- the LOC126798178 gene encoding GDP-mannose 3,5-epimerase 2 isoform X1: protein MLFLIYGVLLFSWSMGSTGENGYGAYTYEALEREHYWPSEKLRISITGAGGFIASHIARRLKNEGHYIIASDWKKNEHMTEDMFCHEFHLVDLRVMDNCLKVTKDVDHVFNLAADMGGMGFIQSNHSVIMYNNTMISFNMLEASRITGVKRFFYASSACIYPEFKQLETNVSLKEADAWPAEPQDAYGLEKLATEELCKHYTKDFGIECRIGRFHNIYGPFGTWKGGREKAPAAFCRKALTSTDKFEMWGDGLQTRSFTFIDECVEGVLRLTKSDFREPVNIGSDEMVSMNEMAEIVLSFDNKKLPIQHIPGPEGVRGRNSDNTLIKEKLGWAPTMRLKDGLRFTYFWIKEQIEKEKAQGTDLSVYGSSKVVGTQAPVQLGSLRAADGKE from the exons ATGCTGTTCCTAATCTATggagttcttttgttttcctgGAG TATGGGAAGTACTGGTGAAAATGGCTATGGAGCATACACTTATGAGGCCCTTGAGAGGGAGCATTATTGGCCCTCAGAAAAGCTCCGAATTTCAATTACAGGGGCTGGTGGATTTATCGCCTCACACATTGCCCGCCGTTTGAAAAATGAGGGCCACTACATTATTGCTTCTGACTGGAAGAAGAATGAGCACATGACTGAAGACATGTTCTGCCATGAATTCCATCTTGTGGATCTCAGGGTCATGGATAACTGCTTGAAAGTGACCAAGGATGTTGATCATGTGTTCAACCTTGCTGCTGATATGGGTGGCATGGGGTTCATTCAGTCGAATCACTCTGTCATTATGTACAACAATACCATGATCAGCTTTAACATGCTGGAAGCATCTAGGATCACTGGAGTGAAAAG ATTTTTCTATGCTTCCAGTGCTTGTATTTATCCTGAGTTTAAGCAGCTAGAAACCAATGTGAGCTTGAAGGAGGCGGATGCCTGGCCTGCAGAG CCTCAAGATGCTTATGGGTTAGAGAAACTTGCAACTGAGGAGTTGTGCAAGCACTACACCAAAGACTTTGGAATTGAATGCCGTATTGGAAGGTTTCACAACATTTATGGTCCTTTCGGAACCTGGAAAG GTGGTAGGGAAAAGGCTCCTGCTGCTTTCTGCAGAAAGGCTCTTACTTCCACTGATAAGTTTGAGATGTGGGGGGATGGACTTCAGACACGATCATTCACCTTCATTGATGAATGTGTTGAAGGTGTACTCCG GTTGACAAAGTCCGACTTCCGTGAGCCAGTGAATATTGGAAGTGACGAGATGGTCAGCATGAATGAAATGGCTGAGATTGTTCTTAGCTTTGATAACAAGAAGCTCCCTATTCAGCACATTCCTGGGCCAGAGGGTGTCCGTGGTCGTAACTCTGACAACACACTGATCAAAGAGAAACTTGGCTGGGCTCCTACCATGAGGCTGAAG GATGGACTGAGGTTCACATACTTCTGGATCAAGGAACAGattgagaaagagaaagcGCAAGGTACTGACCTCTCGGTTTATGGGTCATCTAAGGTGGTGGGAACTCAAGCCCCGGTTCAACTTGGTTCACTTCGTGCCGCTGATGGTAAAGAGTGA
- the LOC126798178 gene encoding GDP-mannose 3,5-epimerase 1 isoform X2, whose amino-acid sequence MGSTGENGYGAYTYEALEREHYWPSEKLRISITGAGGFIASHIARRLKNEGHYIIASDWKKNEHMTEDMFCHEFHLVDLRVMDNCLKVTKDVDHVFNLAADMGGMGFIQSNHSVIMYNNTMISFNMLEASRITGVKRFFYASSACIYPEFKQLETNVSLKEADAWPAEPQDAYGLEKLATEELCKHYTKDFGIECRIGRFHNIYGPFGTWKGGREKAPAAFCRKALTSTDKFEMWGDGLQTRSFTFIDECVEGVLRLTKSDFREPVNIGSDEMVSMNEMAEIVLSFDNKKLPIQHIPGPEGVRGRNSDNTLIKEKLGWAPTMRLKDGLRFTYFWIKEQIEKEKAQGTDLSVYGSSKVVGTQAPVQLGSLRAADGKE is encoded by the exons ATGGGAAGTACTGGTGAAAATGGCTATGGAGCATACACTTATGAGGCCCTTGAGAGGGAGCATTATTGGCCCTCAGAAAAGCTCCGAATTTCAATTACAGGGGCTGGTGGATTTATCGCCTCACACATTGCCCGCCGTTTGAAAAATGAGGGCCACTACATTATTGCTTCTGACTGGAAGAAGAATGAGCACATGACTGAAGACATGTTCTGCCATGAATTCCATCTTGTGGATCTCAGGGTCATGGATAACTGCTTGAAAGTGACCAAGGATGTTGATCATGTGTTCAACCTTGCTGCTGATATGGGTGGCATGGGGTTCATTCAGTCGAATCACTCTGTCATTATGTACAACAATACCATGATCAGCTTTAACATGCTGGAAGCATCTAGGATCACTGGAGTGAAAAG ATTTTTCTATGCTTCCAGTGCTTGTATTTATCCTGAGTTTAAGCAGCTAGAAACCAATGTGAGCTTGAAGGAGGCGGATGCCTGGCCTGCAGAG CCTCAAGATGCTTATGGGTTAGAGAAACTTGCAACTGAGGAGTTGTGCAAGCACTACACCAAAGACTTTGGAATTGAATGCCGTATTGGAAGGTTTCACAACATTTATGGTCCTTTCGGAACCTGGAAAG GTGGTAGGGAAAAGGCTCCTGCTGCTTTCTGCAGAAAGGCTCTTACTTCCACTGATAAGTTTGAGATGTGGGGGGATGGACTTCAGACACGATCATTCACCTTCATTGATGAATGTGTTGAAGGTGTACTCCG GTTGACAAAGTCCGACTTCCGTGAGCCAGTGAATATTGGAAGTGACGAGATGGTCAGCATGAATGAAATGGCTGAGATTGTTCTTAGCTTTGATAACAAGAAGCTCCCTATTCAGCACATTCCTGGGCCAGAGGGTGTCCGTGGTCGTAACTCTGACAACACACTGATCAAAGAGAAACTTGGCTGGGCTCCTACCATGAGGCTGAAG GATGGACTGAGGTTCACATACTTCTGGATCAAGGAACAGattgagaaagagaaagcGCAAGGTACTGACCTCTCGGTTTATGGGTCATCTAAGGTGGTGGGAACTCAAGCCCCGGTTCAACTTGGTTCACTTCGTGCCGCTGATGGTAAAGAGTGA
- the LOC126798270 gene encoding uncharacterized protein LOC126798270: MSDGALTVLDGSHLRAVDLSLPDSDVTLTGGHVLDLADSKASSSLFGLSLPEGLKSSALKRINVQADDDVFRQAELDRHQALKLAGDYIAAIANELKDDPIVISILDGNTIRLFLEDEDDFAMLAENLFTDLDTEDVGKLNKSVIRGALVHMGVEMGVPPVSEFPPLSDILTKHEAYGEEELGQAQFAALLQPILQELAEALAKKNVVFIQNIKIVNGSKLRKLLADEKQLRDVVEKISQGKKDDLGSAEVIRTYLEKNGLELGLPPSKGNEPVAILYDLVFAELEEDKSAPTGEDKFGNLVKKILEKLAEQLEGNPIFHDTEQ, encoded by the exons atGTCGGACGGAGCTTTAACGGTCCTTGACGGCAGTCACCTGAGAGCCGTCGACCTCTCTCTACCCGACTCTGACGTCACCCTCACCGGAGGCCACGTCCTCGACCTAGCCGACTCGAAAGCCTCTTCGTCTCTCTTCGGCCTCTCGTTGCCTGAGGGACTCAAGTCCTCTGCTCTAAAACGCATCAATGTCCAAGCCGACGATGACGTCTTCCGACAAGCCGAGCTCGATCGCCACCAGGCCCTGAAGCTCGCCGGAGACTACATCGCCGCGATCGCAAATGAGTTGAAAG ATGATCCGATTGTGATATCTATATTGGATGGGAACACGATTAGGCTGTTTTTGGAGGATGAGGATGACTTTGCAATGCTGGCAGAGAATTTGTTCACTGATCTTGATACAGAAGATGTAGGAAAGCTGAATAAGAGCGTGATCCGGGGTGCGCTAGTTCACATGGGAGTTGAGATGGGCGTCCCTCCCGTTTCAG AATTTCCTCCACTAAGTGATATCTTGACGAAACATGAAGCTTATGGGGAAGAAGAACTTGGCCAAGCTCAATTTGCTGCATTACTGCAACCTATCCTACAAGAATTGGCAGAAGCCCTGGCAAAAAAGAATGTTGTCTTTATCCAGAACATTAAGATTGTGAATGGTTCAAAGCTGAGAAAG CTTTTGGCTGATGAGAAGCAACTGCGCGATGTTGTAGAGAAGATATCACAAGGGAAAAAGGATGACCTGGGGAGTGCAGAAGTAATCAGGACTTATCTTGAGAAAAATGGCCTAGAGTTGGGCTTGCCACCATCCAAAGGCAACGAGCCAGTGGCTATTTTATATGATCTAGTATTTGCTGAGCTTGAGGAAGACAAGAGTGCTCCCACAGGTGAAGATAAATTCGGAAATCTTGTGAAGAAGATCCTTGAGAAACTCGCGGAGCAGCTAGAAGGTAATCCTATATTTCATGATACTGAGCAGTGA
- the LOC126798264 gene encoding calmodulin-like protein 11 isoform X2, whose amino-acid sequence MKGFNMGEVLSEEQMADFQEAFCLFDKDGDGCITIEELATAIKSVDQNPTAEELQNMISEVDMDGNGTIEFGEFLNVMENDADEELKEAFKVFDKDQDGYISPNELRNVMINLGERLTEEEVEQMIREADLDGDGLVNYEEFVRMMLAAW is encoded by the exons ATGAAAGGTTTCAATATGGGAGAGGTTCTAAGTGAAGAACAAATGGCTGATTTTCAGGAAGCTTTCTGTCTCTTTGATAAGGATGGAGATG GATGCATTACCATCGAAGAACTTGCCACCGCGATCAAATCGGTGGATCAAAATCCGACGGCAGAAGAACTGCAGAACATGATAAGCGAAGTTGATATGGACGGCAACGGAACCATAGAATTTGGGGAGTTCCTCAATGTCATG GAAAATGACGCGGACGAAGAACTGAAAGAAGCTTTCAAAGTGTTCGATAAGGATCAAGATGGCTACATTTCACCTAATGAG TTGAGGAATGTGATGATCAATCTGGGAGAAAGATTGACAGAAGAAGAGGTAGAGCAAATGATCAGAGAAGCTGATTTGGATGGTGATGGCTTAGTCAATTATGAAGAATTTGTGAGAATGATGTTAGCTGCTTGGTGA
- the LOC126798264 gene encoding calmodulin-like isoform X1 codes for MKGFNMGEVLSEEQMADFQEAFCLFDKDGDGCITIEELATAIKSVDQNPTAEELQNMISEVDMDGNGTIEFGEFLNVMVRKMKENDADEELKEAFKVFDKDQDGYISPNELRNVMINLGERLTEEEVEQMIREADLDGDGLVNYEEFVRMMLAAW; via the exons ATGAAAGGTTTCAATATGGGAGAGGTTCTAAGTGAAGAACAAATGGCTGATTTTCAGGAAGCTTTCTGTCTCTTTGATAAGGATGGAGATG GATGCATTACCATCGAAGAACTTGCCACCGCGATCAAATCGGTGGATCAAAATCCGACGGCAGAAGAACTGCAGAACATGATAAGCGAAGTTGATATGGACGGCAACGGAACCATAGAATTTGGGGAGTTCCTCAATGTCATGGTGAGGAAAATGAag GAAAATGACGCGGACGAAGAACTGAAAGAAGCTTTCAAAGTGTTCGATAAGGATCAAGATGGCTACATTTCACCTAATGAG TTGAGGAATGTGATGATCAATCTGGGAGAAAGATTGACAGAAGAAGAGGTAGAGCAAATGATCAGAGAAGCTGATTTGGATGGTGATGGCTTAGTCAATTATGAAGAATTTGTGAGAATGATGTTAGCTGCTTGGTGA